The bacterium genome contains a region encoding:
- a CDS encoding transposase, whose protein sequence is MPRLARTFMDYPCYHIITRGNQRQTVFMSEKDYTIYLGILKKAKHKYHILLYSYCLMPNHAHLLVETPFSSSLSKFMQWLNRGYSAYFNQTYRTSGHLWQGRFISKPILKDQYLIHCANYIESNPVRARMVENIADYKWNSYKERCLSLEPNMLDGVRDTLKRDSGTDW, encoded by the coding sequence ATGCCTAGACTAGCCAGGACCTTTATGGATTACCCTTGTTATCATATTATCACAAGGGGGAATCAAAGACAAACTGTTTTCATGAGCGAAAAGGACTATACCATCTACCTCGGGATCCTTAAAAAGGCTAAGCACAAATACCATATCCTCCTCTATTCCTACTGTCTCATGCCAAATCACGCTCACCTTTTAGTTGAAACACCGTTTTCCTCCAGCCTGTCTAAATTCATGCAATGGCTAAATAGAGGATACTCCGCATATTTCAACCAGACCTATAGGACCTCAGGCCACCTGTGGCAAGGAAGATTTATCTCCAAACCCATCCTCAAAGATCAATACTTAATACACTGTGCTAACTATATTGAATCAAATCCTGTAAGGGCTAGGATGGTAGAGAATATCGCGGATTATAAGTGGAATAGCTATAAGGAAAGATGTCTTTCCTTAGAACCTAACATGCTTGATGGGGTCAGGGACACTTTGAAGCGTGATTCTGGGACAGATTGGTGA